In the genome of Streptomyces pactum, one region contains:
- a CDS encoding thioesterase family protein, which translates to MSQATIGDSEFDRDTAVTAREPGVYDAELSAGWTIIQAVNGGYLLAVLGRALADTLPHPDPISVSAYYLTASVPGPAVVRTETVRTGSTLSTGQASLYQYAEDGTEVERIRVLATYGDLDGLPDDVRTSAKPPAIPPPEHCLGTADGPAPLPGSSAIIERLDIRLDPATVGWAVGAPSGKGEMRGWFGLADGRDPDPLSLLLTVDALPPTSFELGLMGWTPTVELTTHIRCRPAPGPLRVAITTRNLAGGLLEEDAEVWDSADRLVAQSRQLAKAPRG; encoded by the coding sequence ATGAGTCAGGCGACCATCGGAGACAGCGAGTTCGACCGCGACACCGCGGTCACCGCACGCGAGCCCGGCGTCTACGACGCCGAACTGTCCGCGGGCTGGACCATCATCCAGGCCGTCAACGGCGGCTATCTGCTCGCCGTACTGGGCCGGGCCCTGGCGGACACCCTGCCGCACCCCGACCCGATCAGCGTCTCGGCGTACTACCTGACGGCGTCGGTGCCCGGACCCGCGGTGGTGCGGACCGAGACGGTGCGCACCGGCTCGACCCTCTCCACCGGCCAGGCGTCCCTGTACCAGTACGCCGAGGACGGCACCGAGGTGGAGCGCATCCGGGTACTGGCCACCTACGGCGACCTCGACGGGCTCCCCGACGACGTCCGCACCTCGGCCAAGCCGCCGGCCATCCCGCCGCCGGAGCACTGCCTGGGCACCGCCGACGGACCGGCCCCCCTCCCCGGCAGCTCCGCGATCATCGAGCGGCTGGACATCCGCCTCGACCCGGCCACGGTCGGCTGGGCGGTCGGCGCGCCCTCCGGCAAGGGCGAGATGCGCGGCTGGTTCGGCCTGGCGGACGGCCGCGACCCCGACCCGCTCTCGCTGCTGCTCACCGTGGACGCGCTCCCGCCGACCTCCTTCGAACTGGGCCTGATGGGCTGGACCCCGACGGTCGAACTCACCACCCACATCCGCTGCCGGCCCGCCCCCGGGCCGCTCCGGGTCGCCATCACCACCCGCAACCTCGCCGGCGGCCTGCTGGAGGAGGACGCCGAGGTCTGGGACAGCGCCGACCG
- a CDS encoding TetR/AcrR family transcriptional regulator — MEMGTRDDDGRGRAARRERTDARRNRERLLAAAREVFAEEGPEASLNAIARRAGVGPGTLYRHFPNRQALLAAVLRDRVERLCGRAGELAAGQPPDAALAHWLALFLEHARDHQGMGGALLVQDARALGIDCHRMIHDAAAGLLDRARRRGTARADLAPDDLLRLVVGIALSTARDADEGQSARLLDLVLDAVFRPAPGDRRARSGGAGGSAAGGGECRRGEGCGRGERGPAGEGRAGGGWSVSRRKATAQ, encoded by the coding sequence ATGGAGATGGGCACGAGGGACGATGACGGCCGCGGCCGGGCGGCGCGGCGCGAGCGCACCGACGCCCGGCGCAACCGGGAGCGGCTGCTGGCGGCGGCCCGGGAGGTGTTCGCGGAGGAGGGGCCGGAGGCCTCGCTGAACGCGATCGCGCGCCGGGCCGGCGTGGGGCCGGGAACCCTCTACCGCCACTTCCCCAACCGGCAGGCGCTGCTCGCGGCCGTCCTCCGGGACCGTGTCGAGCGGCTCTGCGGCCGGGCCGGCGAGCTGGCCGCCGGGCAGCCGCCCGACGCGGCGCTCGCGCACTGGCTGGCGCTCTTCCTGGAGCATGCCCGGGACCACCAGGGGATGGGCGGGGCGCTGCTGGTGCAGGACGCCCGGGCGCTGGGGATCGACTGCCACCGGATGATCCACGACGCGGCGGCCGGGCTGCTCGACCGGGCCCGCCGGCGGGGCACCGCCCGCGCCGACCTGGCCCCGGACGATCTGCTGCGGCTGGTGGTGGGGATCGCCCTGTCCACCGCGCGTGACGCCGACGAGGGGCAGTCCGCCCGGCTGCTGGATCTGGTCCTGGACGCGGTGTTCCGGCCCGCGCCGGGCGACCGCCGGGCCCGTTCCGGCGGTGCGGGAGGGAGCGCCGCTGGCGGTGGGGAGTGCCGGCGGGGAGAGGGGTGCGGACGGGGGGAGAGAGGGCCGGCGGGGGAGGGGAGGGCCGGTGGAGGGTGGTCGGTGAGCCGGAGAAAAGCTACCGCTCAGTAA